A genome region from Gigantopelta aegis isolate Gae_Host chromosome 3, Gae_host_genome, whole genome shotgun sequence includes the following:
- the LOC121367529 gene encoding uncharacterized protein LOC121367529 isoform X3, with translation MKIEIILLCACVVMTSATYIYHDRYPIDQYQQHYNQFPVSIGDGYIFPYNRGGNTGRRYKRGIYNFQYNRLRHQIKDNGLGHWAAQGFSTYGTSNFGRLGNLAATLSSGRYW, from the exons ATGAAGATCGAGATTATTTTGCTATGTGCATGCGTTGTGATGACGTCGGCCACATACATTTATCATGACAGATATCCCATAGATCAATATCAACAGCACTATAACCAATTCCCAGTCTCCATTGGTGATG GATATATATTCCCTTACAATCGTGGAGGAAACACCGGTCGTC GCTACAAACGGGGAATTTATAATTTTCAATACAACCGACTGAGACACCAGATCAAAGACAACGGTTTGGGTCATTGGGCAGCGCAGGGATTCAGCACGTACGGGACCAGTAATTTTGGCAGACTGGGAAATTTGGCTGCTACACTATCCAGTGGAAGG TATTGGTAA
- the LOC121367529 gene encoding uncharacterized protein LOC121367529 isoform X2: MGQKGCGSISIMKIEIILLCACVVMTSATYIYHDRYPIDQYQQHYNQFPVSIGDGYIFPYNRGGNTGRRYKRGIYNFQYNRLRHQIKDNGLGHWAAQGFSTYGTSNFGRLGNLAATLSSGRYW; the protein is encoded by the exons GTCAATCAGCATCATGAAGATCGAGATTATTTTGCTATGTGCATGCGTTGTGATGACGTCGGCCACATACATTTATCATGACAGATATCCCATAGATCAATATCAACAGCACTATAACCAATTCCCAGTCTCCATTGGTGATG GATATATATTCCCTTACAATCGTGGAGGAAACACCGGTCGTC GCTACAAACGGGGAATTTATAATTTTCAATACAACCGACTGAGACACCAGATCAAAGACAACGGTTTGGGTCATTGGGCAGCGCAGGGATTCAGCACGTACGGGACCAGTAATTTTGGCAGACTGGGAAATTTGGCTGCTACACTATCCAGTGGAAGG TATTGGTAA
- the LOC121367529 gene encoding uncharacterized protein LOC121367529 isoform X1, translating into MAVSVVFLVWSISIMKIEIILLCACVVMTSATYIYHDRYPIDQYQQHYNQFPVSIGDGYIFPYNRGGNTGRRYKRGIYNFQYNRLRHQIKDNGLGHWAAQGFSTYGTSNFGRLGNLAATLSSGRYW; encoded by the exons GTCAATCAGCATCATGAAGATCGAGATTATTTTGCTATGTGCATGCGTTGTGATGACGTCGGCCACATACATTTATCATGACAGATATCCCATAGATCAATATCAACAGCACTATAACCAATTCCCAGTCTCCATTGGTGATG GATATATATTCCCTTACAATCGTGGAGGAAACACCGGTCGTC GCTACAAACGGGGAATTTATAATTTTCAATACAACCGACTGAGACACCAGATCAAAGACAACGGTTTGGGTCATTGGGCAGCGCAGGGATTCAGCACGTACGGGACCAGTAATTTTGGCAGACTGGGAAATTTGGCTGCTACACTATCCAGTGGAAGG TATTGGTAA